A stretch of DNA from Brachionichthys hirsutus isolate HB-005 unplaced genomic scaffold, CSIRO-AGI_Bhir_v1 contig_943, whole genome shotgun sequence:
aatcTACGCTAAAAAAATTGTGTTTCACCAGGTGTTCTTTAAGTGTCACTATGACTACGACCCAGCCAATGACAGCCTGATTCCCtgtcaggaggcggggctacgGTTTGAGACGGGGGACATCTTGCAGATCGTCAACCAAGATGACGTCAACTGGTGGCAGGTGAAGCACCAAAGCAGCATGCGTTCACTTCCTGGTGGAGATTCAGAGTGACCTGAGCACGACCCAGCCGACGACTGGAGAAATTCACAGATGtctgttgtgcgtgtgtgtgtgtgtgtgcgtgcgtgcgtgcgtgcatcaCGCAGGCGCGTCATGTGGAAGGCGGCAGCACAGGACTTATTCCGAGTCAAACgctggaagagaagaggaaagcgTTTGTCAAGAGAGACGCAGAGTTACTGCCTGCAGGTGAGATGATACATGGGAGAATAATTAAAGTGAAGTCCGGTGAGGTCCTTCACAGGTCTAATGGTAatactgccatctgctggtgtaATGATGCAAGACACGCAAATAAGCAAACCGTTTGGTCGGAACCTAAAGTCCTCATTCAGACACGCTTTGGTTTAACCGAATATAACATCAATCTATGAATCCATCCGGATGACCTGTATGATCATCACTCCAACGTGTGCTGACCAGGAAATAgtctgacccccccgcccccccccccccctatgaaaCGTGTTGCTGTGGTTGTACGTTTAGAGTCAGCAGGTAGTGATCTGCTCCTCACAGGGAATCTCTGTGCCGGTGTcggtgtgaagaagaagaagacaatgaTGTATGTCACCACCAAGAATGCAGGTAAGGTCATCGTCCGGTGAAACGTTTCATCATTTGTTTGGTACCGAACTCTGACCCTCTTAAGGCGATTGTTTATCTTCTTCATTCACAAgtgtctccgcctcctccctgcCGTCTGCCCTTCTTATTTCCCTTTCTGCCTCAGAGTTTGACAGACATGAGATATTACTCTACGAGGAAGTGGCAAAGGTCCCGCCTTTCAATAGGAAAACCTTGATTTTGATTGGTGCCCATGGTGTGGGCCGGCGGAGGCTGAAGAACAAGCTCCTGCTGAGGGATCCTCTCCTCTTCGGCACCACCATTCCATGTATGAAGGTGTTATGCAACTAGCTAGCTGTACCGGTAATTAGGAATGGGAACAAGCTGATGTGAGATTCTACCCAAAAAAGACTTTGAAGTCTTTGAGGGAAATGAAGCGGAGGAAGTGACTGTCCTGTGTTTCTGTCCAGACACCTCCAAAAAACTCAAAAAGGGCGATCAAGAGAGTCGGATGTACGCgtccagcagccgcagcaggaTGGAAGCCGACATCAAGAACGGCCGCTACCTTGAGCATGGAGAATATGACGGCAGCCTGTATGGAATCAAGACGGAGTCCATACATGAGGTGGTGGAGGCCGGCCGCATCTGCATCCTGGATGCCAACCCTCAGGTATTCATGTGTTCGTACGTACCACAAAGCTAGCTTCAGTAGCTCTGCAGCCCGAGTGCGGCTTCAGATCTGAAATAAGTAAATGTTCTGCGcttataaagcgctttacatgaggcctcgcattcacccgttcacacacacattcaccctccagtgggcgactgctgccatgcaaggtgcggccagacccactgggagacatttggggttcagtgtcttccCCACTTTGAcgtgcggacagtcagagctgggattcgaactgccgaccttctgatcaccggacgacccactgagccacagccgcccacAGTCTGATGCCTTTCATTTTAACAATAGTAttaataacaacacaacaacaataataacttTAGAAAAGCGAGGTGTGACATTCAAAACAAGATGAAGCTAAAAAACGTGAAAACGGAAACAAAGGAGGCGTGTCTTCAGTTCAGATTCAACGCAGCCACAAATGAGGGCGgggctgaggagaggagaggagaggttgaTGAGTGGGAGGGGCCAGACCATGCAGCGGTTTAAACACCAGAAGAGGAAGCTTTTTTGGCGCGTGTCCattttgaggggaatgagctgcttggcggaggtctgtgctctctgagtgcttttctaggtatgacgtaaaacattttaactgatCAGGTGAAGAAAACCACATTTGACACGTGGTCTAGTGTTTAGGACATACTACAATCCTTTCATCCCACGGGAGGATATTCCTTGAAGGAGAGCATTACAGTCGTCCAATATAGTTATTAATCCCGGGATTATCACCTCTGCCACCGAATAAGAGCTGTAGCctacaaatatattttacatggAAAAAGGATGAATGACATCATTGCTATGCGGATCAAACCAGACGATGGAAAAGATCAAACATTAAGAATTTAATGAAATGTTCTTGAGACGACTTTAAGGCCGCACATCCGTGTCCCTCCAAAAGTCTTTCGTAGAGATTCAAGCATGTTgcattcaatgttaaaatacagAACTGTATTATTAACCGGATTACACCGATTTATACGTCGGATAATATTTAATCCTGTCATAATGAGtggatgaaattatttttattgaaggGCCACAGAATTTGTACGCAAGGCAGAGCGCAACCGAGTCTTTGGCTGTTTTCATTAGACTTTGTCACTTGATCCATTTTAGTTAGGCTAGGTTACCCAGTACAAAGTACCAACGAGAATCTCTGCCTTGTACTTCAGAGGTTATGTTCTTGCTcgtcattaatatttcatgttttcttaaTCATTCATCCTGATCATCCGTCGTTTGAGCATCATGTGCCATGCTTAAGGGCTTTTTACTTCACCCAGCGTTGCAGGAAAGCACAACGTTGGAGCCGTCGGGAAGCTCCGGCCTGTTGCTCCATCCGATCCCTGacgctgtttgtttgtgtgctcgTGTCTCATCACGCTAGTCTCTCAAAGTGCTGAGGACGTCTGAGTTCCTGCCTTATGTGGTGTTCCTCCAGTCTCCGGACTTCGAGGCGCTCGTGGCGATAAACAACTCGGCTGTAGACGCGGGCGTGGCCACCAAAGCCCTGACGGTGAGAATCAGACAGAGAACGGCTTCTGGGATAGAAGCAGAGGTCCAGGGAGAGCACTAAAACCAAACTCTGTCTCAGGATGAAGAGCTGCACCGGACCTGCGATGAGAGCGCCAAGTTACAGGCGGCCTACGGCCACTACTTCGACCTCAGCATCACCAACGGCAACCTGGATGAGACCTACCGCACCGTCAAGGCCGCCCTGGAAACGGTCTCCAAAAACCCCCAGTGGGTCCCCGTCACCTGGGTTTTCTAGAAATGCCGTGGAAGTGGgagggaaaggaaaaaggaaggaGAGCGTTTATCATATCGGTGTCTGGAGTCCGACAGAGAGGAAATATTTGGGCCTCACGCGGGTCTGCTGGGTGAATCGGAGGACAGAACCCAAAACGAAGGGTGTGGCTGTTCTAAAACCTTTATCGACAAAGTATCCGTGACATATACACGACCCCgcctccacgcacacacacacgcacacacacacacgcccactaTGCCTTTGCCACAGAGCGGTGGGATGGATTACAGGTGCGTCCGTGAACAGGCTGTTTTCGAGGGGCGTGGCTTTTAAAGGGAgacctttgtgtgtttgttacaTGAATCGAGCCGTTACCGATTACCGTTTACGTTCCATTACAGTCAGGACGACGATGATCTTCGTTCAGCCGAGCAAAAAGCTCAAATGTTGAAAACACCGCGAGGACATCAAAGCCTTCACACTCGAATGCTCTCAGAATGCAGGCGAGTGTTCGGCTAATGACAAAGGTGTGATAGTGAATTTGCAGTTagcagcttgtttgtttgtacacAGATATACTCACACAAGTACATTTTCTTCCTGGTATGAGCATGTCTGTGTACAGAAACGTACAGAAGCTCTCTCAGTGTGTACTTCTGTCCAACAGTCAGAGTATCATTCctaatgttcttgttttttattttgtgctctttataatgtttttattcatgaacTTGATTGTAAATAGTTTGTAGATGACTTGACCAAGGAGGTATGAGTATTCTTGCAGAGTATTTCCAGTAGGTGGCACTTTGTGCTTCATGTTCAGGATGTCATCGCCGAACGCTCCTGGCTGCTGCACCAGCAACTGTTTGAGCCGCTTGTTCGTACTCGGGTCAGTAATTATGTGCGTACTTTAGGTGCACAGTGAAATGTTTAGTGGTAAATGAGCAACGTGGGTGTATTAGGAAATGTTACGTTAGTATTTATGCTCTAGTTTTTAAAGTGCCGTGTGTCTGGCTGCTGTATTTGTATCTCTGGAGAGGGATCATCTGTTCCTCGCGAGGATATTTTTGGCCTTCCGTCCCTTTTCTATGAAGTTTAATGAATGCAATAAAATTACCACATCATGATTTACCTTTTTAAAGTACAGTAATGGCAAGTAATTCGACCTCGTACATTTTTATTCAGCAACACGGCTCACTGGAAACTGTTTAAAGTTTTGCACAGGTTTAAATATTCTAAAACGAGTGATATTCAGATTTCTAAAGTTAGCATGATGTGCTGCTGTGCTTATTGACATGTGGGCCGTTTGAAGGATAAAATGCATTACTCCATTAAAAACTGCAGTTACACGTGGCTCCAAAGTAGACAACGTGTGGAGCTTGAACCATTTAACATTGGAGGACTGAGGATTGTGAAGTCCGTTCATGCTTCTGTCTGTATTGAAtaaattattgatttgattaaaatgatttgtGGCCGTATTTTTacgcccgagcgcctatcctcgccgaagaggaggcgagggtattgcaattgggtgcgtttgtttttctgtttgtttgtttgtctgtccgagcgcataactcaaaaactagtaacccaatcgacttgaaatttttacacaatcaaggttctgtccgtgactcggtcctccccgagaatggcgttgatccggatctggatccagattctagaattatttttacatctggaattgtgcctgtgctgtaaactgccactttaagagggaagggcacgaatggcatgatgggaaaaagagtccagaaggagtcttgtagtacgttccggagcagcaagctagagcaggtttggcccctctgatccggaagccctgtttactgtctcacaagatccaatagtctgttggaggcggggtctgcagtctctgattgtctttctagttaggcccgagcgcctatcctaggcgtaaggggctattgcttttgcaacgcagaagacgacaagttgatgagccctcgacaaagttgacgagcgcagcgcacacacacacgcagcgcacacacacacaccccccgacactaaacaacacacacgcacacacacagagatcctcaaacacgagttgacgagcgcagcgagtcaaccatcgggcaaacaacacacccacgcccacacaaacgacactcaacaacacagacacacacacacagacgcgtagccctcgccGAGACCactccgaaaatgtattttgtgtaataatcagGCACTCAGAAAAaatgttatattgtttttgctaaaattctttaggcccgagcgcctatcctaggcgtaaggggctattgcttttgcaacgcagaagacaacaagttgacgagcgcaggaaggcggccatattggattgaaacttcaaaactcctgatggcagatggccatataatccaaataacaatttgactaaactgtgagctactaatgcagctcaaatctaaacacttgtgaagcactcaggacaaaagcggcgtgcgtcggcgggtcagctcaacggcctgtcggccggcgagggcctacaacgccgcttgcggctttaatttgttttgttttttacagataAAAGCTTTACTCTTTTACTTTGATCTTTCTAATCTAATGATGCCATTTTCACACCTATGTGGCAAGAGGACATTCAAGCATCAATGACATCAAAGGATCAAAGCTTTTATTCATTATGTATATCAGTATTTGAATCCTGTTCAAAATTACCAGTGTGCCCGCATACACTAACAATGCAAAGCACTTGGCTGCAGTATAGTTATTATCATTTACACTATAATAATTTTGATAAACTTGATGGTAAGTGTTTGTATCGGAATATTCGCACTCAGATGACTTCAACTATCACGGACAGTACGAACAAAGACAGCTTCTACAAGGAGGTAAgccttgttcattttgattgtCACGTGTTTAATATTTAGTCACTTACAGATTAATTAATGCTTCCAAACTGATTGACTCCCTTCTCCTGCAGGTTGCCATCCTGGTAGAGTTGGCGTGGCGAGAGCTTGATGCGTATCACATCGTTGAGTTTCTTGGCTTTATTCCTGAAAGACACATGCTGGTATTTGAGAATTTGGAGGTTGACCTCGAGGAATATATCGtcacacaaatgaaacatgTGAGTTTGAatgacatcagagacatcatccAACAGGTACGACCGTAGTCAATACAAAATAGACACCAAATAactgtcacatttacatttttggaaaacCATGTAAATGATAACGCCTGTCTTCTGTAGATGGCCAAAGCATTGTGGGCCCTGAAATCCATCGGGATCGTCCACGGCAACGTATGCCCGAATAACATCCGTGTGGAAAAAGGAGGGACGACATCGGTCAGAGTCAAGCTGGCGAACTTCAGTTTGGCCAAGTTGCGATCAGACGACAGGAAGCCTCCAGAGCTGCAAGACGTTCATTATATGTAAGGATAATGAAAACAGTGATCGTATGACTCCTATTTCCTATCCCATTAGTTTTTCATATTAGAATCAATCTTATCAGTAGCATTTTGTCACaaattgcttctttttcttccttttttggtgcaaatatcgattgcatgtttaattctggcagttttacgacggatgccattcctgccgcaacccctCTGTATTTCTCCAGACTTGagaccagctcaagggagacagTGGGACTTCTGTAGAATTCATAATGTGTTTAGGACGGGgagaatttgaaatgtttggggGAACTGAATTGTCTTGGAGGAGGTTTGCATTATGTTGAGGGAACCTagttaatctttaaaatgtttctttcttcccaCATGTAGAGTTCCAGAAAGATCTGCAGGACTACCATTGTCTGAGGCGGCTGATATGTGGTGTTTGGGCCATGTCATGCTCTTTTTACTCAGCTACTGTGAACGATATGCACGCATTATGAAAGTTGTGGTAAGAACATCTACTGTTTTAGATTATGTTATATTTACTGGTTTAGTGATTCTTGTTCTACACTTCAAACACCAGATACACATTTTCTAACTTGGTTTGACTCATTTCTTGAAACTGACATTACATTCACAAAGCAACATGGACTAATCTCCAAACCACATGGCAATTGTTCAGAACAGAATTGGACTTCTCCTtcatttatgcaaattacaaatattgtagTACATGTCTCAATATTTCAGTGCATCTTTGCAAATGTTTACATACAGTTGGCCAGGATTTAGCACAATTTCTAAGTGAATATGTGAAATGCTTAATTTTATTGAATCCAAAACATTGGATAAATCAagtacagtaattaaaatattgataataatataagatGCTTGTGGCTGGAAAATATTTTGCACCATGGTGATGGTGAAGGCCACATCTGACTAATAGTGGATTTGAccattgcttcctgaactagacGCATCCCGAGGAAACGCGGGCTGAAGATGTGGAGATAAAGGAGTGTGTCGCGCTTCTGGACGCCATGATGACACCGGATCCCGATGAACGGATCACGCCTGCTAACGTCCTCAGTCACCCATTCATTCTCCGTCGATGCTACGCATGGACCAACCAGTATCCACCAGCTGTCAACGATGGCTTCTGCATAAACTTTCTCGATTTTGAGATAATGCAGGAGGTTGGACGAGGCCTCTTTGGAGCAGTGCATAAATATAGGAATAATCACACAGGAGAGGTCGTTGCTGTGAAAAGACCCTTCACCAGGGACAGTTGTGAGGGAGAGGTAGGTGGGCCACTTGTTGAGTTGGCTGTTCACATcatcattttgttagtttagtcaGTGAGCGCAgagaactccatccatccatccattttcaaccgctttTCCGGGTAACGGGGCAGAAGccgagcagggaagcccagacccCTCACCaaggccacttcttccagctctttggaggggggcgggtTGTTCCGAGACATTCCCAGGAcaaccgagagacatagtctctccagcgtgtcctgggtcttccccgtggtctcctcccggtgggacgtgccctgaacacctcaccagggaggcgttcaggaggcatcctgaatagatgccagagccacctcatctggcttctctcaacgcggaggagcagcggctctactccgagctcctcccggatgactgagcttctcaccctatctctaagggagagcccagcccccctacggaggaagctcatttcagccgcttgtacccgggatctcgttctttgggtcactacccaaagctcgtgaccctgtggtgagggtaggaacgaagatcgaccagtAAATCAAGAGTTCTGCCTTTCGGCtgagctccctcttcaccaaggacggatctgtcatggtgaagcGCAGAGAACTAAATTATGTAATTAGAGGTAGAAAAATGAAGCTTCCCTTGAAGTTAATGCTAGTCAGTGACACATTAATAGTACATGCAATGACAAAAGTCACACAATGTTGCATTTCTGCCCTCCCATCAGCCAGCTGAACGAGTTCACCTGATTTTCATAAATGTGAACAGATTCATTCTCTGTCAGGAACTAATCATGTCAAACGTGTTCTTCCAGATTTGTATATTAAAAGAATTGATGGACGCAGAGGCTGACCACCATAATATAGTTAAATGGTACGGTTGGTTCGACTTCAAGACCGCAAAGGCGCCGGTGTTGGAGTACATGGACATCGACTTTTGGCACATTTTGACCGAAAGCAAGGAGCCAATGCTTCTACGTGACATAAGAGTCGTAATTCAACAGGTAAGTTTCAGACCTTCGCCCTGTTGCGCTCACCTCCCTTATCATGAAGGTCATGGAGCAGCTTATGAAGGCAGAGATTTTAGATTCTACTCAGAGCAGTTTAGACCCTCTGTAATTTGCCTacagggcagggaggggggttGAGGATGCTGTTCATACCTTACTCAACCTGGCACTGTgtcacctggagggggggggggggtacaggctTTTGCTCATctgctttttattgatttttcttctgcttttaactGCATTCAGCCGCACATTTTATCCCATCGTCTTATCAGCGCACACGACCTTGACAGGGGTATAGTGAGCTGGTTAGTTGACTTTTTAACTGACCGAACAcagagggtgagggtgaacggGGTTTTATCCGACGTACTTTTATCCTCCACCGGcgccccccagggctgtgtccTTTCACCACTTCTGTTCATCTTATACACAAAAGAGTGTAAAAGTCAGCATCAGGACAGACACCTGGTTAAGTTTGCTGACGATGCAGTGATCGTGTCACTTCTTGGTAAGCAGGACACCGATCACGGCCCGGTGGAGAGTGGCTTTTTAAACTGGTGTGAGAGATCATTGTTGAGCATTAACgttaagaaaacaaagaaaatgctgaTTGATTTTAGGAGGAAGCCGCCCCCAATCTTCCCTGTTCTTATTCATGGTCAGGCAGTGGAAACGGTACAGCAGTACTAATACCTGGGTACCATCGTGGACGACAAGCTGTCATTTGAGGCAAACACAGATGCTGTTTGTGCAAAGGCCCACTAGCGCATGTACTTTTACCAGCGCATGTACTTTTACCGGAAGTTGAGAAGTTTTAGTGTGGATACCTCttttatgaagatgttttattcttgttttattgagtctgttttaaccttctcttttatttgctggtttgggtcccttacggtgaaggacaaaaacaggctgaacagTATCGTTAAGAGGTGcagcaagatgggggggggggggggggggtcagcttcaAGGAGCTCTCTGTTCTGTACAGAGCCagggtaaaaaagaaagcacaagctgACCCGACTCCCCCGCTGGCCTCTGAATACAGGCTTCTGCCTTCCGGTCGTcggtaccaaagtgcaggacaaacagattgaaaaagtcatttcttcctgcatccattggttttatcaacagccttttatgacaagcttttattccacttgtgcactttttatgttttgttgtgtgttgactgaattgtggtgcgtctctgctggctgtgaagcaaattgcccctcacagggataataacgttttcTAAAGTCTAAAGTCAGTTGTAACCCGTACGAAACTGaaacacattcatatttgtgttCTGCAGATGGCCAACGCACTGCAAGCGCTGAAAGAACTGGGGATAGTCCATGCAGATATAAAACCCACTAATTTCATGGCGGTAGATCGCCAGAGGCCCTTCAATAATATCAAGCTCATAGATTTTGGCTCGGCCATGCACAGCTCTCAACTGAAGACTGGCATGTTGATACAAAATAGAGCGTTCAGGTaaggtttttgaaaatatttattattagaattagTTTCCAGATTTATCATAAAGAATCAGCTGTGGGCTTTCTGTCCGTGCCTGCctgttatttaatttgggaaATGCTCTAAGTAccttttttattcatatatatttatgtgtgacatacgtgtatttgtgttttttcgacatttagggctccagaagttTACTTCGGCCTTGAACTTTCCGAGTCCATTGACATGTGGTCTGTTGGCTGTATTATGGCTTGGATGATCATGGGGGAACCTCTATTTACAGATTCCTCAGATGAAACTGTGGTAAGTTATCTATCAATATCAGTCGACTTGAATGTTGTGCAGTCGGGTCAGCATTCTGGAGAGTCCCCCGTCCTGCACCAGATGGACATGCACAACTTCattatagctgctggaaacaagagCTTTATCTAGCTGctaggagcacacacacatttcagattctcttgaaatatttgtggggtaaatgtaaacatcactTCTGTATGATGACCAGTTGGTACCAATCTGATACGACGTATGAACAACTATGGAGCAAACTGGTGACGCTGCAAAAATAACTGAACTGTGttttatctccaggttgcaGAAATGCTTACGTACCTGGGTCGAGTAAATTGCTACTGTCTACGCAAGGGGATTTACAAGGACAGATATTTCCTGGCAGATGAGACTTGGACTCAGGGGGTACACACCTTTAAACTTCTCAACTCCAATGCCAACAAACATAACATGTTTACAGCTGCaagttgatgttgttgttcttcttcttcagagtaTTGGGGGGGAACTCCGTTCAATTTATCTTCCCACGGGTCGCAAGCTCCGAACCCTGCATGATCTAAAAACAGTAAGGGTTAAAATGTCCTTGTTTATTTTCACGATGATTAGTGACGTTCTCACAGCTCATAGAGAATGACTAACGGTGGATTTGAACATTGCTTCCTAAACTAGATGCGGCTGGAGGAAAACAATGAGTCAGAAGCCGCAGAAAGGGTGCAGTGCATCGAGCTTCTGGAGGCTATGCTGGAAAAGAGTCCTCAAGACAGGATCACACCTCAGGAAGTCCTCGATCATCCATTTGTGAAGAGTCACAAATCTACTTCCTGCAATGAGACCGCCAACCCTCACACAGACCGGTCCAGTCCACCTGCTAGcaccttaccaccaggggtgatcttggtccagcctgctccactggagaatagactgagtactgtggacaaggagcaaccagacaggtgagaagacttcctctcagtatgacaaccatctcacctgagtgatgttaatcggctgctttcagatgtcttaataacaggaatacatttccgtctgtgtttagttttcagactGGCCCAGACAACGTGCCGGAGACCTCAGTGgaagtccctgaaggcatcacagaggcttctttccatgaggaccctgtcagagatggtgagaaacagcaacctcagctcctcaatttaaaagctgagcatttggaggatgggagttctaatgtccttttcatttgcagagaccaaaggaccacagaccgagaagaagaagaagcgtttctggcgtttcttctctcggaaaaagaaaatctcaccaccacctgtgaccagggttcagcctgcagctccggagatggaccatgaaaactacagcgatcaacaaaatcaatgtagtccacctgcgagcaccttaccaccaggggtgatcttggtccatgaggaccctgtcagagatggtgagaaacagcaacctctgctcctcaatttaaaagctgagcatttggaggatgggaGTTCtgatgtccttttcatttgcagagaccaaaggaccacagaccgagaagaagaagaagaagagtttctggcatttcttctctcggaaaaagaaaatctcaccaccacctgtgaccagggttcagcctgcagctccggagatggaccatgaaaactacagcgatcaacaaaatcaatgtagtccacctgctagcaccttaccaccaggggtgatcttggtccagcctgctccactggagaatagactgagtactgtggac
This window harbors:
- the LOC137916435 gene encoding MAGUK p55 subfamily member 2-like; this translates as MVKKRKRMKVFFKCHYDYDPANDSLIPCQEAGLRFETGDILQIVNQDDVNWWQARHVEGGSTGLIPSQTLEEKRKAFVKRDAELLPAGNLCAGVGVKKKKTMMYVTTKNAEFDRHEILLYEEVAKVPPFNRKTLILIGAHGVGRRRLKNKLLLRDPLLFGTTIPYTSKKLKKGDQESRMYASSSRSRMEADIKNGRYLEHGEYDGSLYGIKTESIHEVVEAGRICILDANPQSLKVLRTSEFLPYVVFLQSPDFEALVAINNSAVDAGVATKALTDEELHRTCDESAKLQAAYGHYFDLSITNGNLDETYRTVKAALETVSKNPQWVPVTWVF